From Erwinia pyri, a single genomic window includes:
- a CDS encoding histidine phosphatase family protein — MSIILMRHGKPDHRVGGRLPALAMAQWCEAYDLSEVQDFPPEKSQWVAAMADYVVTSPLPRARSSLKKLGLEPACVDDVFSEVSLPTVSLTYPHLPPSLWLSLLRLLWFCGYAGSVESFQQAEQRASQAAERLIAFSSHGNVLLLGHGIMNKMIARHLRKAGWLAEKHGSSRHWSTAIYHPPVIPPGQH; from the coding sequence ATGAGCATAATTCTGATGCGTCACGGGAAACCCGATCACCGGGTCGGCGGGCGCTTACCGGCGCTGGCTATGGCGCAATGGTGCGAAGCCTATGACCTCTCTGAGGTCCAGGATTTTCCGCCCGAAAAGAGTCAGTGGGTCGCGGCGATGGCAGATTATGTCGTGACCAGCCCTCTGCCCCGCGCCCGTTCGTCGCTGAAAAAGCTGGGGCTGGAACCCGCCTGTGTTGATGACGTCTTCAGCGAAGTCTCTCTTCCAACCGTATCACTGACCTATCCTCATCTGCCGCCGTCGCTCTGGCTTTCTCTGCTCCGCCTGCTGTGGTTTTGCGGATATGCCGGATCGGTTGAGTCCTTCCAGCAGGCTGAACAGCGCGCCAGCCAGGCTGCAGAGAGGCTGATCGCCTTTTCCAGCCATGGCAACGTTCTGCTGCTGGGGCATGGCATCATGAATAAAATGATTGCCCGTCATCTGCGTAAAGCGGGCTGGCTGGCGGAGAAACATGGCAGCAGCCGCCACTGGAGCACCGCTATTTACCATCCCCCGGTGATCCCGCCGGGTCAGCATTAG
- a CDS encoding LysR family transcriptional regulator, which yields MNQKPDLAALNAFVLVATRGSFRQAADELGLSPSTLSHMLRTLEEKMAVRLLHRTTRSVSPTEAGAQLLGQLRPVLQGLDNALSSVEQYRQQPAGTLRINASESAARQVLQQVVPEFLRRYPAISLDLVTEGRLIDIVSEKFDAGVRLLDDVPQDMVAVPFGGELRFIAVASPDYLQRCGTPATPDDLLRHQCIRFRLPSGKRYRWEFSRHGIERHIDVPGRLMLDHLELMAETAAAGQAIAWLPDSVARPWLENGRLRMLLEEWSPPSPGLALYYPGHRYVPAALRAFIDVLKSFAANADPAGSPGDGK from the coding sequence ATGAATCAGAAACCCGATCTGGCCGCCCTGAACGCTTTTGTGCTGGTAGCAACCCGGGGTAGTTTCCGGCAGGCTGCCGATGAGCTGGGGCTGTCGCCTTCAACCCTCAGCCATATGCTGCGGACGCTGGAGGAGAAAATGGCCGTGCGGCTTTTGCATCGCACCACTCGTAGCGTATCGCCAACCGAAGCGGGCGCGCAGTTGTTAGGCCAGCTACGGCCAGTGCTGCAGGGGCTGGATAACGCACTGAGTTCCGTCGAGCAGTACCGCCAGCAGCCAGCAGGCACTCTGCGCATTAATGCCAGCGAGAGCGCTGCGCGCCAGGTGTTGCAGCAGGTGGTGCCTGAGTTTTTGCGCCGGTATCCGGCTATCTCGCTTGATCTGGTTACGGAAGGAAGGCTGATTGATATCGTCAGCGAAAAGTTTGATGCCGGTGTACGCCTGCTGGACGATGTGCCTCAGGATATGGTGGCCGTGCCGTTTGGCGGGGAGTTGCGGTTTATCGCCGTGGCGTCGCCAGACTATCTTCAGCGCTGCGGTACGCCCGCCACGCCAGACGATCTGCTGCGCCATCAATGTATCCGTTTTCGGCTGCCCAGCGGTAAACGGTATCGCTGGGAGTTTTCCCGTCACGGCATCGAGCGCCATATTGACGTACCGGGCAGGCTGATGCTGGATCATCTCGAACTGATGGCGGAAACGGCGGCGGCTGGTCAGGCCATTGCCTGGTTACCCGATAGCGTGGCGAGGCCCTGGCTGGAAAATGGCAGGCTGCGGATGCTGCTTGAAGAGTGGAGCCCGCCTTCACCCGGGCTTGCCCTTTACTATCCCGGCCACCGGTATGTTCCGGCCGCCTTGCGGGCTTTTATTGATGTGCTGAAGTCATTTGCCGCTAATGCTGACCCGGCGGGATCACCGGGGGATGGTAAATAG